TTGTTGCTCTTTAGAAGGAACAAGAACTCCAAATCCCTCAAGTGGTCTCTTAACATTCTCCTTCTTAAAGGTTGTGATTAAGACAGATAATGGCATGTAAGTCACCTGCAATATCATTAAGAATGAAAAGAACTGTTTTTCAGGTACCAAAAGTATCTGTTGAAGACTATAACTTGTTTAGTTATACCATTTACAGGTATAAAGATTAATTGAACGTCAATTTAGAGGAATGTTATCTCTGTTTAGATACTCAACCTGAAAGGAAAGCACCTACTACCTGATGTGTCATAATTCAAGTCAAACTTAAGTAATAGATACCTCAGGAAGAATGTCAAGTGGAAAGAGCGTTCCTCTTTTGGTGATCTTCATTTCTTTGACATTACTTAATGGAGCCTACAATAATTTAAGCTCCTTGTCAGTCAACAATGTATATAGAATGTGGCAAGTGTGAGCAGGTGAAACTACATTCCAGAATACAGAAGCATCTTCCATGCAAGTCATGTGGCTAACATGTAAGTATACATAATTTAGAAGCATTAAAGTGCCCTGTGGCACGGGTTCTTCCTTGAGAAACAACTTTCTTTAATCAAATTTTGTCATGGCAGTTGGCAGGAATCCAACAACTGTCATATGGAATacatatattttctttcttgctcTATTTCATTTATTCTTGTTTCATTTCTTTCAAATCATCTCACATCAAGCTGCATAAGCTTCAGCAGCAGCAACATCAGACAAATaaatcatacatttttttttgagaatgttaaAAATACATATTCCATGGTCTAGCAAATAAATGAGAACAAAATGTTTCTGAGAAAATATGTATACTGACCGTCATGATTACAGCATCAACAGATAAACCTTGTAAATGCTTGTCATGGTCGGAAGCATAAGAAACTGACCAATTTTCTAATGCAGACTTCCCATCACATCTGTAAGATAGTGACAAAACCTTTGAGTTCAGTTTAACATCATCTTTGCCAAGCTCTTTACACAACATATCAGTTAGCGTCTGCAAAAGACCAAGATCAGAATACAAGAACCAAGTATTTATTCTAAAAACCAGCAATGTGCAAAATAAGATCACAGTAAGCATTACATTCCTACATCTACAAGAAGCATGCTACACCTGAGTGATATCAGGCACAACATGCAAAACTACATAAATTCTTAAGAGGTATCAGTACCTGCATTCCACcatgaaaggaaaatgaaccGCGCTGacgtttctttttttctaaagtACCCTTTGTTTCACCACTTTTTACCCTTTTGGCAGATATCTTAGATTGAAGCAGCCCAGATATAATGGAGCCAAACCTAACAGAGTAGAAAATAGGCCAATCATGGACATTGATCATAAAACAAGCATCAATAAGTAGAATATCAATATGTATatgttattaaaaattatagatcACAATAGTTCATTCTGCCAATTCAATTACAGAAATAGTTGTACCAAATTAGGTCCTAAAGAATGGTTGCGAGGAGTCAGTGAGGAATGAAGCTATAGAAGCACAACGTTATTTGCAAAtaaagaagacatcaagtaCCAAGAGAAATAGACCAAATTGTAATGTGGTCATGTaactgttaaaaaataaaatatgctcTTTATAGCCAGATGTACCACAAATTCTTCTCTAAATATTACAGGCTTTCAATGTTTCCAACGGATAGAAGAATTTCTATAAACAGCCAGTGAGGAATGAAGCTACAGAGACTTGACTATATATAGATCTGTACTCACAGAGGATATCTAATTGCAGAACATAAAGAGACAAATCTAAGGTCAATTGAATCATGAGTCATGACTCAAGTATAAATTCTCTTCTAACAATAGGATTGGCAAAGGCAGGGTTTGTACAGAATGACACAACTGACAGCGAATCCAGATTCAAACAAACAGCtaagtcaaaaaaaattctttggcAATAATCAATTGTAAAATGTAGAAATCGCATAAAGTACACAGTACCTTTGTTCTAGATTCCACAGATCTGGGAAAGAATGCTGGATCTATTTGAAACATTAAGAAAGTAATAAAAAGAGGTTATTGaacaaatgaaaatgaataagcATCAACAGTTGAAGTCATAACATAAAAAAGTCATGGCTCATAAAAGCAGCTCTCTAAAACTAAAAGTTTCTGATTgcccaaaaaacaaagaagctCAAGTGTTTCTTATCTCAGCCCTGACCAGATTAATGCAGGATAAATACAGCACACTTATGCATAGGCATCTTCTTTAGTTAGTGACATAATTgatcaattgaaaaagaaaatcctaTGCTTGTGCTTCTTAGCAATTTTAAGTATGTAGGTAGTCCAAAGATCTTAGACATTACTCACAGAAAGAGATTCGGGATCTCCAGCACTTGTGCCCGCAACAAAAGGGTCAATGAGATAATCAACAACCTTACAAGTGAAAAGCACTAATTAGAAATGCATTAAATATTTCCATCTATCAATTTCAGGAAGAACAAAAGATTTGTTCTACATAAACATCACTTCATGTATAGAAATGTATGTATTACAGATTAATGGTGTTACAATACAATGAATACCTCTTTCCCAAAATGACGCTCAAAGAACCCACCCACACTACAAGAGAACATATAgcaaataagaaaacaaagggACTACTGTAAATAGtaacaaacaaagaagagaaaaattaagagcagaaaacttaaaattacatatttttaggGTCATCACCTTTCCTGTGTATAGTCATCAGAAACTTTTGAGGAGTTAATTTTCTTCCACAAAAATGGCTCAAGAATGATTTGAAACTGCACACACAGAAATGCACATATCGCTATACtcaaaaggagagagagaaagagttgtACCATGCTCCTTGAACTTGAAGAATGCTCACAGAAAAGATGTGcagtgtaaaagaaaaaatatctaaatatcTAATTGGGTTCCACTTTATGCAATTAAAAATTACCTTGGCAACTCAGATGCAATTTGTATACTTGTGTATCAATTCCCCAATTGTAAATAAGTTTAGAAATATATGCTTTGTCAGATACGATTCTTCTAGTTTTGAATTGGCTGTCCACTTGAAAgattttcaagcaaaaagatACAGATCAACTAAGCCAAGTTTTGTACTAAGCCTTCCAAAGTGAGTTTTGTActttaaattgtataaaatgTGTCAAGAGTTGTAGAGAGTAATAATACAAGGCAAACACtagcaaaataaaaactatcaaGGTGTGCCCTCCTATTTTCCAAATTCTTACAACAATTACAGGCCATGTacaatatttaatataagtGACCTTAATatttccgttttttttttttttttaaattgtgggTAAAAAAAACGTTAATATTTCTCCACAAGTATACTTCTGTGGGAAGTCTTATGCTCTAGCATGTCAAGTGTCAAgagctatatatatacaatttcatgagtttttattattattattattattcatttttttaaagttaatatAAGTGTCCAAGGGCAACCCAAGTACACAGAGTATACAAAAAAGCACACTGCATaccctgttttttttttattcataggtaatagatattttcattaataaaaaagcACACTGCATAcgcttgaaaaaagaaaataaagacaaTTCCAGAATTTGAAGACGACAACCGAATGACCTTAAGTGTGCAATGAAACAGCACAGAGAACTTGTAGCTTCTTATTTGTGCACTTTGTGTAGGGCCATTATTATCATTTAACTGTAGTGAAcgcttgaaaaaagaaaataaagacaaCTCCAGAAATTGAAGATGACAACCTAATAACCTTAAGTGTGCAATGAAACAGCACAGAGAACTTGTAGCTTCTTATTTGTGCACTTTGTGTAGGGCCATTATTATCACATGAATCTCACATCTCATGTGCATAGTTGCTGGTTGCCATATTCTACCCAAACTTGCCAGTTTCAAAATCTAAGGAATTCATTTGATTAGATGCATATGAATACACATATGATCTTTGTTATGAATACATTATTTCTTGCAACATCCTTTGtcaacacacaaacaaaacatgtAATGATTATTGTCAATGGACCCAAAAACATtgcaaattaatatatatatatatataatggaaaTTTTCTAAGTTGAAGTGGTTTCTGaacatgttttgaaaacaaaccTTTGATTTGGCAGAAAGAAAGTTGCTCTTGATCAGTGCAATGGGATTTGAGGGTATctgacattaaaaaaatgaaaggttGTCATCACAGTTAATGCAGCTGCATATAAACAACagtaacaaaattaaatattataataaaaaataatgtgataCCATCAAAAGAAGCAAACTCAATTAGCACAATGTAAAAGGCGGGACATACCAGTACTGGCATCCCATTTCTTACAATATACCGCTTGTTCTGTGAAATTGGCTGTAACAGAAGACAACAATTTATTTAGTCATAAAAGTTCCATTACAAATGAAGAGAATAACTACCACAAACTTCAAAAGTTTTATTTCCAAAGCAATGAGGTATCTCTTCAAAACTCCAGGAATCAAAGTTTAGCAGTCAAAAGTCTTAAACATAGTTAGTGATAGGAgacaaatcaaagaaaaagattCCCACCATAGCATGACAACGCACAAGTTACAGGTTACTCAGTTAAATGTTTGAAACAATGAAGAAAACCCTTACAAATTGTTGCTT
This genomic stretch from Castanea sativa cultivar Marrone di Chiusa Pesio chromosome 1, ASM4071231v1 harbors:
- the LOC142622519 gene encoding protoporphyrinogen oxidase 2 isoform X3 — protein: MATATKENKKNSSAKRVAVIGAGVSGLAAAYKLKSHGLNVAVFEAEGRAGGKLRSVSHDGLIWDEGANTMTESEPEVRSLLDDLGLREKQQFPISQNKRYIVRNGMPVLIPSNPIALIKSNFLSAKSKFQIILEPFLWKKINSSKVSDDYTQESVGGFFERHFGKEVVDYLIDPFVAGTSAGDPESLSIQHSFPDLWNLEQRFGSIISGLLQSKISAKRVKSGETKGTLEKKKRQRGSFSFHGGMQTLTDMLCKELGKDDVKLNSKVLSLSYRCDGKSALENWSVSYASDHDKHLQGLSVDAVIMTAPLSNVKEMKITKRGTLFPLDILPEVTYMPLSVLITTFKKENVKRPLEGFGVLVPSKEQQNGLKTLGTLFSSMMFPDRAPNDLYLYTTFVGGSRNSDLAKASTDELKKIVSSDIKQLLGAEGEPTFVKYTNQYFFFFIFPFSSVISTGVKHFPCMVVTMVQF
- the LOC142622519 gene encoding protoporphyrinogen oxidase, mitochondrial isoform X1; translated protein: MATATKENKKNSSAKRVAVIGAGVSGLAAAYKLKSHGLNVAVFEAEGRAGGKLRSVSHDGLIWDEGANTMTESEPEVRSLLDDLGLREKQQFPISQNKRYIVRNGMPVLIPSNPIALIKSNFLSAKSKFQIILEPFLWKKINSSKVSDDYTQESVGGFFERHFGKEVVDYLIDPFVAGTSAGDPESLSIQHSFPDLWNLEQRFGSIISGLLQSKISAKRVKSGETKGTLEKKKRQRGSFSFHGGMQTLTDMLCKELGKDDVKLNSKVLSLSYRCDGKSALENWSVSYASDHDKHLQGLSVDAVIMTAPLSNVKEMKITKRGTLFPLDILPEVTYMPLSVLITTFKKENVKRPLEGFGVLVPSKEQQNGLKTLGTLFSSMMFPDRAPNDLYLYTTFVGGSRNSDLAKASTDELKKIVSSDIKQLLGAEGEPTFVNHFYWSKAFPLYGRNYGSVLEAIETIEKNLPGFFYAGNHKGGLSVGKAIASGCKAADLVISYLESSSDDKLLKEGPTLYK
- the LOC142622519 gene encoding protoporphyrinogen oxidase 2 isoform X4, which produces MTESEPEVRSLLDDLGLREKQQFPISQNKRYIVRNGMPVLIPSNPIALIKSNFLSAKSKFQIILEPFLWKKINSSKVSDDYTQESVGGFFERHFGKEVVDYLIDPFVAGTSAGDPESLSIQHSFPDLWNLEQRFGSIISGLLQSKISAKRVKSGETKGTLEKKKRQRGSFSFHGGMQTLTDMLCKELGKDDVKLNSKVLSLSYRCDGKSALENWSVSYASDHDKHLQGLSVDAVIMTAPLSNVKEMKITKRGTLFPLDILPEVTYMPLSVLITTFKKENVKRPLEGFGVLVPSKEQQNGLKTLGTLFSSMMFPDRAPNDLYLYTTFVGGSRNSDLAKASTDELKKIVSSDIKQLLGAEGEPTFVNHFYWSKAFPLYGRNYGSVLEAIETIEKNLPGFFYAGNHKGGLSVGKAIASGCKAADLVISYLESSSDDKLLKEGPTLYK
- the LOC142622519 gene encoding protoporphyrinogen oxidase 2 isoform X2, with translation MATATKENKKNSSAKRVAVIGAGVSGLAAAYKLKSHGLNVAVFEAEGRAGGKLRSVSHDGLIWDEGANTMTESEPEVRSLLDDLGLREKQQFPISQNKRYIVRNGMPVLIPSNPIALIKSNFLSAKSKFQIILEPFLWKKINSSKVSDDYTQESVGGFFERHFGKEVVDYLIDPFVAGTSAGDPESLSIQHSFPDLWNLEQRFGSIISGLLQSKISAKRVKSGETKGTLEKKKRQRGSFSFHGGMQTLTDMLCKELGKDDVKLNSKVLSLSYRCDGKSALENWSVSYASDHDKHLQGLSVDAVIMTAPLSNVKEMKITKRGTLFPLDILPEVTYMPLSVLITTFKKENVKRPLEGFGVLVPSKEQQNGLKTLGTLFSSMMFPDRAPNDLYLYTTFVGGSRNSDLAKASTDELKKIVSSDIKQLLGAEGEPTFVNHFYWSKAFPLYGRNYGSVLEAIETIEKNLPGFFYAGLHTALK